In one Brassica oleracea var. oleracea cultivar TO1000 chromosome C9, BOL, whole genome shotgun sequence genomic region, the following are encoded:
- the LOC106316528 gene encoding uncharacterized protein LOC106316528, with product MSDEDDKLKIHIHYGGVFSSEGNYVDGEIATNMVVDPDLLTFSIFEDFSKGEQDVEKLRYRLPNEDISEARLIWKDKDREIMKMAAESQKYGEVHIYIEHRVSPIDVIDAGSLVSEVGRTEIFEQDDGENADVEDGSDKEVSEEESDGEHREEVEESDEEVIEEEHNEDGVQSEEEDQILGEGGDDPRFGNLFETVESKSHKVLEEDTQPNSDADESVDSDVETEKQLPNGEYPDSPEDTDDEWHN from the exons ATGAG TGACGAAGATGACAAGCTCAAGATACACATTCACTACGGAGGTGTATTTTCGAGTGAAGGGAACTATGTAGATGGTGAGATTGCTACAAATATGGTAGTAGATCCCGACCTCCTTACTTTCTCAATTTTCGAAGATTTCAGCAAAGGTGAACAAGATGTGGAGAAACTCAGGTACAGACTACCCAATGAAGATATTTCAGAAGCGAGATTGATATGGAAGGACAAGGACAGAGAAATTATGAAGATGGCTGCAGAAAGTCAAAAATATGGTGAAGTACACATATATATCGAACATAGAGTCTCTCCAATAGATGTTATTGATGCTGGTAGCTTGGTGTCTGAAGTGGGCCGTACTGAGATCTTTGAACAAGACGATGGCGAGAATGCTGATGTTGAAGACGGCAGTGACAAAGAAGTAAGTGAAGAAGAAAGCGATGGTGAACACAGAGAAGAAGTAGAAGAAAGCGATGAAGAAGTGATAGAGGAAGAACATAATGAGGATGGAGTTCAGTCGGAGGAAGAGGACCAGATTTTAGGGGAAGGAGGTGATGACCCTAGGTTTGGAAACTTGTTTGAAACAGTGGAATCTAAGTCTCATAAAGTTCTTGAGGAAGATACTCAACCTAATTCAGATGCCGACGAGTCAGTTGATAGTGATGTGGAGACTGAAAAACAACTCCCTAATGGCGAATACCCAGATTCTCCGGAAGATACAGATGACGAATGGCATAACTAG
- the LOC106319158 gene encoding uncharacterized protein LOC106319158: MNRSSSSEAGSNAISGGMTSSYVRCLCSKLSVVRKAWTDDNPGRRFYGCPNPKWKSCTFFKWFDVEKPYGWQKNSLLEARDLIREQEEELKKLKAMVGHDGKEMESEMLLQMEEENKKLRAMVGRDGKEMESEILLQMEEENKKLRAMVGPDANEMESKMLQLENENKKLKQELAVSYGKEKMGKQFVIISWVGFACVTPVIVNALK, translated from the coding sequence ATGAATCGAAGCTCGAGCTCTGAAGCTGGCTCCAACGCAATCAGTGGAGGAATGACATCCAGTTATGTGAGGTGTCTCTGTTCGAAGCTGTCGGTGGTGAGGAAAGCTTGGACGGACGATAATCCAGGTAGAAGGTTTTATGGATGTCCAAATCCAAAATGGAAATCTTGCACTTTCTTCAAGTGGTTTGATGTTGAGAAGCCTTATGGTTGGCAAAAAAATTCATTGTTGGAAGCTAGAGATCTAATTCGTGAGCAAGAGGAAGAGTTGAAGAAACTGAAGGCTATGGTTGGACATGATGGTAAGGAAATGGAGTCTGAGATGTTGCTTCAGATGGAGGAAGAGAATAAGAAACTGAGGGCTATGGTTGGACGTGATGGTAAGGAAATGGAGTCTGAGATATTGCTTCAGATGGAGGAAGAGAACAAGAAACTGAGGGCTATGGTTGGGCCTGATGCTAATGAAATGGAGTCTAAGATGTTGCAGTTGGAAAATGAGAACAAGAAGCTAAAGCAGGAGCTTGCTGTGAGCTATGGAAAGGAGAAGATGGGTAAGCAGTTTGTGATAATATCGTGGGTGGGGTTTGCTTGCGTTACTCCTGTGATTGTTAATGCTTTGAAGTAG
- the LOC106319157 gene encoding uncharacterized protein LOC106319157 isoform X1, with translation MKRESRVCRFRLSHSLFTHIAIWSIMISLQGLNDMGKHRKRDTHSDDETASSSSCSSYSSDDSDSSSRKRRRKQKERRRSNDGSYEREKRRKREKRKKMERRERKRKDRKKRTKKKRDYESDSESQSGSDSDSMSDQESSRDDPETVVKEMLIEFPNVGNDLKLLLKMIDDGQAVDIKGISEIALKKRLKKLFLSLKLKERGDRVFLLPPGASPSLDMVAHLIKGGEEEVEKNLDDSASLKNTEAATTVTGGAEKALGADDVTGPMKRVIGPAMPSAELLAAAAKLTEAQAELREAELEEDSAYFIGPAPPAVVAEVASSNEAERFEEVTRIMEAEADSPYDVLGVNHNMAADNMKKRYWKLSLLVHPDKCSHPQAQEAFVLLNKAFKELQDPEKRKAMDDKIKLKEEQEAFKAELRSMQEAAQWRRSQGISMEGDEELLAATEVKPVPKRDEWMTTLPPERKTGVPVQQSTTTFCRNAREGRGDTTAWTDTPMDKAERAKMNYLEAYNKANALASNEEVNMKRSLDADLVDKYNKEKRSKSLVEKHREESTSSSSSRLKKKKKLSSSSSKEKNEDEWVGKHPWKPWDRENDLTAGRQKVKLDAEGMAEGLASKFSSGNFQRSFL, from the exons ATGAAAAGGGAATCTAGGGTTTGTCGCTTCCGTTTATCGCATTCCTTGTTCACCCATATCGCTATTTGGAGTATCATGATCTCTCTGCAG GGATTGAACGATATGGGTAAGCACAGGAAGAGAGATACTCATTCGGATGATGAAACTGCATCTTCGTCGTCTTGTTCCTCTTACAGCTCCGATGACTCCGATTCATCTTCTAGAAAACGGCGGAGGAAGCAAAAGGAGCGGCGGAGAAGTAACGACGGGAGTTACGAGCGCGAGAAGCGAAGGAAGAGAGAGAAGAGGAAGAAGATGGAGAGAAGGGAGAGAAAGAGGAAAGATAGGAAGAAGAGGACGAAGAAGAAGCGTGATTACGAGTCTGACTCCGAGTCTCAGTCCGGTTCTGATTCTGATTCCATGTCTGATCAAGAGAGTTCACGGGATGATCCTGAAACAGTTGTCAAGGAGATGCTCATAGAGTTTCCTAACGTTGGCAATGATTTGAAACTG CTTTTGAAAATGATAGATGATGGCCAAGCAGTTGATATAAAGGGTATTTCGGAGATCGCTTTGAAGAAGAGGCTGAAGAAGCTGTTTCTGTCTTTGAAGTTAAAGGAACGTGGGGATAGAGTCTTTTTGTTACCACCGGGTGCTTCTCCTTCTTTAGATATGGTGGCACATCTAATTAAAGGCGGCGAGGAAGAAGTTGAGAAAAATCTTGATGATTCTGCCTCATTGAAGAACACTGAAGCAGCTACTACTGTGACTGGTGGGGCAGAAAAGGCTCTGGGAGCAGATGATGTTACTGGTCCAATGAAAAG GGTGATTGGACCTGCAATGCCATCGGCTGAGCTACTTGCTGCTGCAGCAAAGCTGACAGAAGCGCAAGCTGAACTCAG AGAAGCTGAGCTAGAAGAAGATTCAGCATATTTTATTGGACCTGCTCCACCTGCTGTTGTTGCAGAAGTCGCATCGTCGAACGAGGCAGAGCGATTCGAAGAG GTGACACGGATCATGGAAGCTGAAGCTGATAGCCCATACGATGTTTTAGGAGTGAACCACAATATGGCTGCTGATAACATGAAGAAGAG ATATTGGAAACTGTCTCTTTTAGTTCACCCAGACAAATGCTCTCATCCACAAGCTCAGGAAGCTTTCGTTTTGCTGAATAAAGCTTTCAAAGAATTACAAGATCCAGAAAAG CGAAAAGCTATGGATGACAAGATTAAACTTAAGGAGGAACAAGAGGCTTTTAAG GCTGAATTACGCTCAATGCAAGAAGCAGCACAGTGGAGAAGATCCCAAG GCATATCAATGGAAGGCGATGAAGAGCTCCTAGCAGCAACCGAGGTTAAACCTGTACCTAAAAGAGACGAGTGGATGACGACCCTTCCTCCTGAAAGAAAG ACCGGGGTGCCTGTGCAGCAATCAACCACGACATTTTGCAGAAATGCTAGAGAAGGACGCGGAGACACTACTGCCTGGACTGATACTCCTATGGACAAGGCTGAAAGAGCAAAGATGAA CTACTTAGAGGCGTACAACAAGGCGAATGCGCTTGCTTCAAATGAAGAGGTGAATATGAAAAGAAGCCTAGATGCTGATCTTGTGGACAAGTACAACAAAGAGAAAAGATCAAAGTCTTTGGTAGAGAAGCACAGGGAAGAGTCTACTTCTTCATCTTCAAGCCGTCTCAAGAAGAAGAAGAAATTGTCTTCGTCTTCGTCCAAGGAGAAAAATGAGGACGAGTGGGTGGGGAAACATCCATGGAAGCCATGGGACCGTGAGAACGACCTCACCGCCGGGAGACAGAAGGTAAAACTTGACGCTGAGGGTATGGCTGAAGGTTTGGCTTCCAAGTTTTCTTCTGGCAATTTCCAAAGAAGCTTTCTTTGA
- the LOC106319157 gene encoding uncharacterized protein LOC106319157 isoform X2 codes for MGKHRKRDTHSDDETASSSSCSSYSSDDSDSSSRKRRRKQKERRRSNDGSYEREKRRKREKRKKMERRERKRKDRKKRTKKKRDYESDSESQSGSDSDSMSDQESSRDDPETVVKEMLIEFPNVGNDLKLLLKMIDDGQAVDIKGISEIALKKRLKKLFLSLKLKERGDRVFLLPPGASPSLDMVAHLIKGGEEEVEKNLDDSASLKNTEAATTVTGGAEKALGADDVTGPMKRVIGPAMPSAELLAAAAKLTEAQAELREAELEEDSAYFIGPAPPAVVAEVASSNEAERFEEVTRIMEAEADSPYDVLGVNHNMAADNMKKRYWKLSLLVHPDKCSHPQAQEAFVLLNKAFKELQDPEKRKAMDDKIKLKEEQEAFKAELRSMQEAAQWRRSQGISMEGDEELLAATEVKPVPKRDEWMTTLPPERKTGVPVQQSTTTFCRNAREGRGDTTAWTDTPMDKAERAKMNYLEAYNKANALASNEEVNMKRSLDADLVDKYNKEKRSKSLVEKHREESTSSSSSRLKKKKKLSSSSSKEKNEDEWVGKHPWKPWDRENDLTAGRQKVKLDAEGMAEGLASKFSSGNFQRSFL; via the exons ATGGGTAAGCACAGGAAGAGAGATACTCATTCGGATGATGAAACTGCATCTTCGTCGTCTTGTTCCTCTTACAGCTCCGATGACTCCGATTCATCTTCTAGAAAACGGCGGAGGAAGCAAAAGGAGCGGCGGAGAAGTAACGACGGGAGTTACGAGCGCGAGAAGCGAAGGAAGAGAGAGAAGAGGAAGAAGATGGAGAGAAGGGAGAGAAAGAGGAAAGATAGGAAGAAGAGGACGAAGAAGAAGCGTGATTACGAGTCTGACTCCGAGTCTCAGTCCGGTTCTGATTCTGATTCCATGTCTGATCAAGAGAGTTCACGGGATGATCCTGAAACAGTTGTCAAGGAGATGCTCATAGAGTTTCCTAACGTTGGCAATGATTTGAAACTG CTTTTGAAAATGATAGATGATGGCCAAGCAGTTGATATAAAGGGTATTTCGGAGATCGCTTTGAAGAAGAGGCTGAAGAAGCTGTTTCTGTCTTTGAAGTTAAAGGAACGTGGGGATAGAGTCTTTTTGTTACCACCGGGTGCTTCTCCTTCTTTAGATATGGTGGCACATCTAATTAAAGGCGGCGAGGAAGAAGTTGAGAAAAATCTTGATGATTCTGCCTCATTGAAGAACACTGAAGCAGCTACTACTGTGACTGGTGGGGCAGAAAAGGCTCTGGGAGCAGATGATGTTACTGGTCCAATGAAAAG GGTGATTGGACCTGCAATGCCATCGGCTGAGCTACTTGCTGCTGCAGCAAAGCTGACAGAAGCGCAAGCTGAACTCAG AGAAGCTGAGCTAGAAGAAGATTCAGCATATTTTATTGGACCTGCTCCACCTGCTGTTGTTGCAGAAGTCGCATCGTCGAACGAGGCAGAGCGATTCGAAGAG GTGACACGGATCATGGAAGCTGAAGCTGATAGCCCATACGATGTTTTAGGAGTGAACCACAATATGGCTGCTGATAACATGAAGAAGAG ATATTGGAAACTGTCTCTTTTAGTTCACCCAGACAAATGCTCTCATCCACAAGCTCAGGAAGCTTTCGTTTTGCTGAATAAAGCTTTCAAAGAATTACAAGATCCAGAAAAG CGAAAAGCTATGGATGACAAGATTAAACTTAAGGAGGAACAAGAGGCTTTTAAG GCTGAATTACGCTCAATGCAAGAAGCAGCACAGTGGAGAAGATCCCAAG GCATATCAATGGAAGGCGATGAAGAGCTCCTAGCAGCAACCGAGGTTAAACCTGTACCTAAAAGAGACGAGTGGATGACGACCCTTCCTCCTGAAAGAAAG ACCGGGGTGCCTGTGCAGCAATCAACCACGACATTTTGCAGAAATGCTAGAGAAGGACGCGGAGACACTACTGCCTGGACTGATACTCCTATGGACAAGGCTGAAAGAGCAAAGATGAA CTACTTAGAGGCGTACAACAAGGCGAATGCGCTTGCTTCAAATGAAGAGGTGAATATGAAAAGAAGCCTAGATGCTGATCTTGTGGACAAGTACAACAAAGAGAAAAGATCAAAGTCTTTGGTAGAGAAGCACAGGGAAGAGTCTACTTCTTCATCTTCAAGCCGTCTCAAGAAGAAGAAGAAATTGTCTTCGTCTTCGTCCAAGGAGAAAAATGAGGACGAGTGGGTGGGGAAACATCCATGGAAGCCATGGGACCGTGAGAACGACCTCACCGCCGGGAGACAGAAGGTAAAACTTGACGCTGAGGGTATGGCTGAAGGTTTGGCTTCCAAGTTTTCTTCTGGCAATTTCCAAAGAAGCTTTCTTTGA